A window of the Labeo rohita strain BAU-BD-2019 chromosome 1, IGBB_LRoh.1.0, whole genome shotgun sequence genome harbors these coding sequences:
- the prr36a gene encoding nucleolar protein dao-5: protein MKPDGVATAPSEPMEAEATEPVTEPASNDGASQNGTTPSPPQPDEPQNEQAAPPAVKEASGKAADAKSKPKGPVKSKIAAGPATTGPGTRPKATQSRVANGVTKTASGTPTKKPIPASTAAADKKKPTTTVGSSGLSKKPVGSSTAITTSRAQPKATTVGTSKSTTTTTASGTKTGPAASTATSLSKRPATSATTKPKTTAPAPRPAAAPAAKPTAAPKTNRATGSSAPRPAATSATGRTVTGTTTSTSAVPRTSRSAAQQPVKPLVTASAVRKDVGKTNTTAPAKKTVASTISRPAASKPSISEAPKPAAATKRPLPAVKAPQPKPDDKKSVPTRKVPPSPRNNLSRPASGKNTAASPSHKPPGSMVSAKLQPAKPTESVKGKPDDKEPATKPEDKEPAAEPMQLSAAAVATVAVATAAAIAGEESVSEPEATPTVESSLDVPTSSLDVQEKVDMQVTNVNSQNVLDISNTEPEAQEALIEAGSVEVVCPTSTVVDQESEEQPSGIVDEVAAVAPVPEEETERETLTASQFDNSAAAIVSTGIEAVEKAEQINSDCYEDVEEEEREGSQQVSLSEMSGTQPTEESRPGSAGLAGSVWRAGALLSELDSEDVSCSQQGASELSAPGVLEGTESMDDLGDASLKGADGEGASVGSPDFEKVSDILTNEDEDDEEDDDDDDRVCDMEVGSERAEDSNRQHHDNEDDEEDEDVEMASEGITESGLESYGNADEDDLTEDYRLDNLNRIQPPPLVPSAPLATQWNQPSYFADTWAQPPQPASTLLSSPSPECWQADPETPTQTPAQARLDVTSEGGSPSNLLEPPPCTPQLAQVAAAEGSVSLKPGLTPSQTCKFLSDTSSDPDLASDSPRDTSIPEELKDNNFLDIETHSKVELQPEPLNPVPAVLPDIMQDLGIHLERADEEEEPETLPADDVLGGPATAPSSPSSATEDEASDTEGEMQISDPQAEVSGTGNVFGTAPVEHNLSTLEESEEMSGENGGGGGGSETPQSATSAASYGFDYMTSNSNAQSSAESCSKSPGIFSLENEEQLPDEAKDPSLLKELTLIPTSASGDKIDPINSQHGEIRSHPEQQYMLCGESRELPEPDSVPGAVPLESGLIDPSSPQHLQEDQDLDTQHPYYSTICEKTDSPLAERNSHFPPQPNDLLSIQMTMSSKLRLRPRAPHVTQPPRLPTDLPPRIPNMVSNTQLRCLEQHQQHLHEIQQRQEKRNREQAKPEEAKEEKQARNEREQQDEEQRRSLLELQLKQQEQELKQRQQIMQWQQELEQQQQQQQKHKVHTPVVHSPSSGLTTIYETVETSDSEDEEEEGQGVVEEVEDKNSFNVSPGEDVQRCTEENDSAELYSQCTTPSPESITRGPQRELQETEPSADQDSSPLGFPERPTPLEFDWCKKVDIVQQLINQTLLLAGDGCSPLLLLPGGAGGTLSPLESSLWPNLLPPLTPPSATVTSVSSFSPEAPGSSAQGEWTVVELETHH from the exons ATGAAACCTGATGGGGTGGCCACAGCACCGTCTGAACCAATGGAAGCCGAAGCAACAGAACCCGTAACAGAACCAGCCAGCAATGACGGGGCATCTCAAAATGGCACTACACCATCACCCCCACAACCTGATGAACCCCAAAATGAGCAAGCGGCTCCTCCAGCTGTAAAGGAAGCTTCTGGGAAAGCAGCAGATGCGAAAAGCAAACCCAAAGGCCCAGTCAAAAGCAAGATTGCTGCAGGTCCAGCTACCACTGGACCAGGCACACGACCCAAAGCAACCCAAAGCCGTGTGGCTAATGGAGTCACGAAGACTGCATCAGGTACCCCAACCAAGAAACCCATTCCTGCTAGCACTGCGGCAGCAGACAAGAAGAAACCCACAACTACCGTTGGATCTTCTGGTCTAAGTAAGAAACCAGTTGGCTCTTCCACTGCCATTACAACCTCAAGGGCCCAACCTAAAGCCACAACTGTTGGAACTAGCAAATCAACGACAACCACCACAGCCAGTGGAACAAAGACAGGACCGGCTGCCAGCACAGCCACCAGCCTGAGTAAGAGACCTGCCACTAGTGCTACAACCAAACCCAAAACCACAG CTCCTGCTCCAAGGCCAGCTGCTGCCCCTGCTGCCAAACCCACTGCAGCTCCCAAGACTAACAG GGCAACTGGAAGTTCTGCCCCACGACCAGCTGCTACTTCAGCTACAGGAAGAACAGTAACCGGTACAACTACATCTACTTCTGCAGTTCCAAGAACAAGCCGCAGTGCTGCACAACAGCCTGTTAAACCCTTGGTTACAGCATCAGCTGTTCGGAAAG ATGTTGGAAAAACAAATACTACAGCACCTGCGAAAAAAACAGTTGCCTCAACAATATCCCGTCCTGCTGCCAGCAAGCCTTCAATTTCAGAGGCTCCTAAACCAGCAGCAGCTACCAAACGACCTCTACCTGCCGTCAAAGCACCTCAACCCAAACcagatgacaaaaaaagtgTACCTACACGTAAGGTTCCTCCTAGTCCACGAAACAATCTCTCACGACCAGCATCAGGCAAGAACACTGCGGCATCTCCCAGTCACAAACCACCAGGTAGCATGGTCAGTGCGAAGCTTCAGCCAGCTAAACCGACAGAGTCTGTCAAAGGAAAGCCTGATGATAAAGAACCTGCAACAAAACCTGAAGATAAAGAACCTGCAGCAGAACCTATGCAGCTTTCAGCAGCTGCAGTAGCTACTGTTGCTGTAGCCACAGCTGCAGCAATAGCTGGGGAAGAATCTGTTTCAGAGCCTGAAGCTACTCCAACTGTAGAGAGCTCTCTGGATGTCCCAACCTCTTCTTTAGATGTTCAGGAGAAGGTAGACATGCAGGTCACTAATGTCAACTCCCAAAATGTGCTGGATATTTCAAACACTGAGCCAGAGGCTCAAGAGGCCTTAATAGAAGCTGGTTCTGTTGAAGTGGTTTGTCCGACATCAACTGTAGTTGATCAAGAATCTGAAGAACAGCCATCTGGAATAGTTGACGAAGTTGCAGCTGTGGCACCAGTTCCAGAGGAAGAAACTGAGCGGGAAACCTTAACGGCTTCACAATTTGATAACTCTGCTGCTGCCATAGTGTCCACTGGCATAGAGGCGGTTGAAAAAGCTGAACAGATTAACAGTGACTGTTATGAAGATGTGGAAGAAGAAGAGAGGGAAGGCAGTCAACAAGTGTCTCTATCAGAAATGAGTGGCACCCAGCCTACTGAAGAGTCTCGACCTGGGTCTGCTGGGCTTGCTGGCTCCGTTTGGCGGGCAGGAGCTTTGCTCTCTGAGCTTGACTCTGAGGATGTGAGTTGCAGCCAGCAGGGAGCATCAGAGCTAAGTGCTCCAGGTGTCCTGGAGGGCACAGAGAGCATGGATGATCTAGGGGATGCAAGCCTTAAAGGAGCTGATGGTGAAGGTGCATCTGTTGGGTCCCCTGACTTTGAGAAGGTTTCTGATATTCTTACTAATGAGGATGAAGATGAtgaggaggatgatgatgatgacgatcGAGTCTGTGACATGGAGGTTGGGTCAGAAAGAGCAGAGGACTCTAATAGGCAGCATCATGACAATGAGGATGACGAAGAAGATGAAGATGTAGAAATGGCAAGCGAGGGCATTACTGAGAGCGGACTTGAAAGTTATGGGAATGCAGATGAAGATGACTTGACTGAAGACTATAGATTAGACAACTTGAACCGAATCCAGCCTCCTCCATTGGTTCCTTCTGCACCTCTGGCAACCCAGTGGAACCAGCCTAGTTACTTTGCAGATACCTGGGCCCAGCCACCACAACCTGCCTCAACACTTCTTTCAAGTCCTTCCCCTGAATGTTGGCAAGCAGACCCAGAAACCCCAACACAGACACCTGCTCAAGCAAGACTTGATGTTACCTCTGAAGGAGGCTCTCCATCAAACCTTTTAGAGCCTCCACCTTGCACACCTCAACTAGCCCAAGTAGCTGCTGCAGAGGGGAGTGTTAGCCTCAAACCAGGGTTAACACCCTCTCAAACTTGCAAGTTCCTGTCTGATACTTCCAGTGACCCTGACCTAGCATCCGACAGTCCCAGAGACACAAGTATACCAGAAGAGCTGAAAGACAACAACTTTTTGGATATTGAGACTCATTCTAAAGTAGAGCTCCAGCCAGAACCACTAAACCCAGTCCCTGCTGTCTTGCCAGACATCATGCAGGATCTAGGCATCCACCTTGAACGTGCTGATGAGGAAGAAGAACCCGAAACTCTGCCAGCTGATGATGTACTGGGTGGTCCAGCAACTGCCCCATCATCTCCTTCGTCAGCAACTGAGGATGAGGCAAGTGACACCGAAGGTGAAATGCAGATAAGTGACCCTCAAGCTGAAGTATCTGGCACTGGGAATGTCTTTGGAACAGCACCTGTGGAGCATAACTTGTCCACTCTCGAGGAATCTGAAGAAATGAGTGGGGAGAACggaggtggtggtggtggtagCGAGACCCCTCAGTCTGCCACTTCTGCTGCATCCTACGGCTTCGACTACATGACTTCCAACTCTAATGCCCAGTCATCTGCCGAGAGTTGCAGCAAGAGTCCTGGCATCTTTTCTCTAGAAAATGAAGAGCAGCTCCCAGATGAGGCAAAGGATCCATCTCTTCTTAAAGAGTTGACCCTAATACCCACTTCTGCATCTGGGGACAAGATTGACCCTATTAACAGCCAACATGGAGAGATCCGGTCACACCCAGAGCAGCAGTACATGCTGTGTGGAGAGTCCAGAGAGCTGCCTGAGCCTGATTCGGTACCAGGAGCTGTACCATTAGAGTCTGGCTTGATTGATCCTTCATCCCCACAGCACCTGCAGGAGGACCAAGATCTTGACACTCAGCATCCCTACTACTCCACTATATGCGAAAAAACTGATAGTCCCCTGGCAG AAAGAAACTCCCACTTTCCACCACAACCAAATGACTTGCTTTCCATCCAAATGACGATGTCATCCAAACTTCGTCTCCGGCCACGTGCTCCCCATGTGACCCAACCACCACGGCTTCCCACCGACCTCCCTCCCAGAATACCAAACATGGTGTCAAACACCCAGCTCCGATGTCTAGAGCAACACCAACAGCACCTTCATGAGATCCAGCAACGGCAGGAGAAACGTAATCGAGAACAAGCTAAACCGGAAGAAGCAAAAGAGGAGAAACAAGCAAGGAATGAGAGAGAGCAGCAAGATGAGGAACAGAGGAGATCTTTACTTGAGTTACAACTTAAGCAGCAAGAGCAAGAACTGAAGCAGCGACAGCAGATCATGCAGTGGCAACAAGAActtgaacaacaacaacagcaacagcaaaAACACAAGGTCCATACACCAGTTGTCCACTCTCCTTCATCAGGTCTCACCACCATCTATGAAACTGTGGAAACGAGTGACTCAGAAGACGAAGAGGAGGAAGGCCAAGGAGTGGTTGAGGAAGTAGAAGATAAAAATTCCTTTAATGTAAGCCCTGGAGAAGATGTGCAAAGATGCACTGAAGAAAATGACTCTGCTGAGCTTTATTCACAATGTACAACACCTTCCCCAGAGTCTATTACTCGGGGTCCACAGCGAGAGCTTCAGGAGACAGAACCTTCAGCAGACCAAGACAGTTCTCCCTTGGGATTTCCTGAACGACCTACACCTCTGGAGTTCGACTGGTGCAAGAAGGTGGACATTGTCCAGCAGCTTATCAATCAGACGTTACTGCTTGCAGGTGATGGTTGCTCGCCACTTCTTCTGCTACCTGGAGGAGCAGGTGGGACACTCAGCCCTCTTGAAAGCAGCCTGTGGCCTAACTTGTTGCCACCTTTGACACCCCCTTCAGCCACTGTGACATCTGTGAGCAGCTTCTCACCTGAGGCTCCAGGCAGCTCTGCTCAGGGTGAGTGGACCGTTGTAGAACTGGAGACACATCACTAA